From a region of the Candidatus Amarolinea dominans genome:
- a CDS encoding ATP-binding protein produces the protein MIARAYEPLDRFLQPNKVLLIYGPRRAGKTTLLRNFLNQTTLRYKLDSGDNIRTQQLLSSQDFSQILAYVEGYELLAIDEAQGIPNIGMALKIIVDQAPGIRVLATGSSSFELAGQVGEPLTGRKHTLTLYPVSQAELLHSQVNRFELRQRLEDYLVYGSYPEVIVAPTDNARIEVITEIANSYLLKDILAWDRFKSSRTLLSLLKLLAFQVGQEVSLNELATQLSVDVRTVQRYLDLLEKAFVIIRVGGFSRNLRGEVTSKAKYYFFDNGIRNALIAQFNRLDQRNDVGQLWENFVFVERMKHRTYAAIYANIYFWRTYDQQEIDLVEERDGKLFGYECKWSPKRVGPAPRNWTATYPEAEFAVITPENYLDFVL, from the coding sequence ATGATAGCACGCGCATATGAACCGCTCGATCGTTTCTTGCAGCCGAACAAGGTGTTGCTCATCTACGGACCTCGTCGCGCCGGCAAAACGACGCTGCTTCGCAATTTTCTCAATCAGACCACGCTTCGCTACAAGCTCGACTCTGGCGACAATATCCGCACGCAGCAGCTCCTCAGTTCACAGGACTTCAGTCAGATCTTGGCCTACGTCGAAGGCTATGAGCTGTTAGCCATTGATGAAGCCCAGGGAATTCCCAACATCGGGATGGCCCTCAAGATCATCGTGGACCAGGCGCCGGGTATCCGGGTGCTGGCAACCGGATCATCCTCGTTCGAACTGGCCGGCCAGGTGGGCGAGCCGCTCACCGGGCGCAAACACACCCTGACGCTGTATCCCGTTTCGCAAGCTGAGCTGCTGCATTCACAGGTCAACCGCTTCGAGCTGCGCCAGCGCCTGGAGGACTACCTGGTCTATGGCAGCTATCCGGAAGTGATCGTGGCTCCCACAGACAATGCCAGAATCGAGGTCATCACCGAAATCGCCAACTCCTATCTGCTGAAGGATATCCTGGCGTGGGACCGGTTCAAAAGCTCGCGCACGCTGCTGAGCCTGCTCAAGCTGTTGGCTTTTCAAGTGGGGCAGGAAGTGTCACTCAATGAACTCGCGACGCAGCTCAGTGTGGATGTCCGCACGGTGCAACGTTACCTCGACCTGCTGGAGAAAGCGTTCGTCATCATACGCGTGGGTGGTTTCAGTCGCAACCTGCGCGGCGAAGTGACGAGCAAGGCAAAGTATTATTTCTTCGACAACGGCATCCGTAACGCCCTCATCGCCCAGTTCAACCGCCTCGATCAACGCAACGATGTGGGGCAGTTGTGGGAAAACTTTGTTTTTGTCGAACGCATGAAACACCGCACCTACGCCGCGATTTACGCAAATATCTACTTCTGGCGCACGTATGACCAGCAGGAGATTGACCTGGTGGAGGAACGCGACGGCAAACTGTTCGGCTACGAATGCAAATGGTCGCCCAAGCGGGTGGGACCAGCGCCGCGCAACTGGACGGCGACCTATCCGGAGGCGGAATTCGCGGTCATCACACCGGAAAACTACCTTGATTTCGTGTTGTGA
- a CDS encoding SRPBCC family protein → MTLALSKIIIIHAPADAIWQVIRDFGASCRYLPMVVNCAVAGAGVGALRTLTSADGSTIVERLETLDETALRLSYALLTDTPFGDCLTSMAVRDLGPNQAELTWSVTFQPDGLPADEALALLEGALTENCLALKQIMDRLPVLVARGKI, encoded by the coding sequence ATGACCCTGGCGTTGAGCAAGATCATCATCATTCATGCCCCGGCGGACGCCATTTGGCAAGTGATCCGCGACTTTGGCGCCTCCTGCCGCTATCTCCCAATGGTTGTCAACTGCGCGGTGGCGGGCGCAGGAGTAGGTGCGCTGCGCACGCTGACCAGCGCCGATGGCAGCACGATTGTCGAGCGCCTGGAAACACTGGACGAGACCGCCCTGCGGTTGAGCTATGCCTTGCTGACCGACACCCCCTTTGGCGACTGCCTGACGAGCATGGCCGTGCGTGATTTGGGTCCGAACCAGGCCGAGCTGACGTGGTCGGTGACCTTCCAGCCCGATGGACTGCCGGCGGATGAAGCCCTGGCGCTGCTCGAAGGCGCACTGACAGAGAACTGCCTCGCGCTGAAGCAGATCATGGATCGTTTGCCTGTGCTTGTCGCGCGTGGTAAAATCTAG
- a CDS encoding AAA-like domain-containing protein, which yields MRYFNTHGPVNVQEHYVVSRRALIEELTAQIEQGKFFTIYAPRQMGKTTLLRALDDALDARPDFLAIALSFEAYESWPLSDFWADFSERMAYQLSTALPGKNHPNSEAINALLAGQLAVDERSFQRFFRQLHQLAPTLKVVLIIDEFDATPQDVLSPLLQTWRTMYLDRQPPHSLHSVVLVGIQNIARLNFGRSSPFNIAYQHRLEDFSPDEVRDLLGQYTTETGQPFAAGVIEKLVEQTAGQPFLVNRAAAILTQEVVKERTRPITMTDLRVALQKLTRESNYNFETVIRRAAEYEEDVVRILFGADYPFRLNDPLVNSLHLFGIIKEAPAQLCRIANPIYKQVLIDAFQPRQAGLQGAMLVNGYDFRPYVVNNHLQMDAILARFREFIERRGREAFKVTPMPHEATGQYLLMAYLDIVVRQIGAAHFTEINSGEGRLDLIVVHQGRRTIIETKIWRGQALYEEGLTQLADYLASEGQTTGYYVLFHARPTVYGRLPDDALEYTTQVAGRTIHVYLVRLGHLFADEQVAS from the coding sequence ATGCGCTACTTCAACACCCACGGGCCAGTCAACGTCCAGGAACACTATGTGGTGTCGCGCCGGGCGCTGATCGAAGAGTTGACGGCCCAGATCGAACAGGGCAAGTTTTTCACCATCTACGCGCCGCGGCAGATGGGCAAGACGACGCTGCTGCGCGCACTAGACGATGCATTGGACGCCCGTCCCGATTTCCTTGCCATTGCACTGAGCTTCGAAGCGTATGAAAGCTGGCCGTTAAGCGATTTTTGGGCCGATTTCAGCGAACGAATGGCGTATCAACTGAGCACTGCATTGCCCGGCAAGAATCATCCGAACAGCGAGGCCATCAATGCGCTGCTTGCCGGACAATTGGCAGTGGATGAACGCAGCTTCCAACGCTTTTTCCGCCAGCTTCATCAACTGGCGCCAACTCTCAAAGTGGTGTTGATTATTGACGAGTTCGATGCCACACCGCAGGATGTGCTCTCGCCGCTCTTGCAAACCTGGCGTACCATGTACTTGGACCGACAGCCGCCTCACAGCCTGCATAGCGTCGTACTGGTTGGCATTCAGAATATCGCCCGCCTGAACTTTGGCCGCAGCTCGCCCTTCAACATCGCCTACCAACATCGCCTGGAAGACTTCTCGCCGGACGAGGTGCGTGATTTATTGGGGCAATATACAACTGAAACCGGGCAGCCCTTTGCCGCCGGTGTGATCGAGAAACTGGTTGAGCAGACAGCGGGTCAGCCTTTCCTGGTCAACCGCGCCGCCGCGATCCTCACTCAAGAGGTGGTGAAAGAGCGCACGCGACCGATCACAATGACTGATTTGCGTGTTGCCCTGCAAAAGCTGACGCGTGAGAGCAATTACAACTTCGAGACTGTCATCCGCCGCGCGGCCGAATATGAAGAAGATGTGGTGCGCATTCTCTTTGGCGCCGATTATCCTTTTCGCCTCAATGATCCGCTCGTCAATTCACTGCATCTTTTTGGCATTATCAAAGAGGCGCCAGCACAACTTTGCCGGATTGCCAACCCGATCTACAAACAGGTGCTCATTGATGCCTTCCAACCACGCCAGGCCGGACTCCAGGGGGCGATGCTGGTCAATGGCTATGACTTCCGCCCCTATGTGGTGAATAACCATTTGCAGATGGATGCGATCCTCGCCCGCTTCCGCGAGTTCATCGAACGGCGCGGGCGCGAAGCCTTCAAGGTGACGCCCATGCCGCACGAAGCCACCGGGCAATATCTGCTCATGGCCTATCTCGACATCGTGGTCCGCCAGATCGGCGCGGCGCACTTCACTGAAATCAACAGCGGTGAAGGACGGCTGGATTTGATTGTGGTGCATCAGGGACGTCGGACGATCATCGAGACCAAAATCTGGCGTGGGCAGGCGCTCTATGAAGAAGGGTTGACCCAACTGGCCGATTACCTGGCGAGTGAGGGGCAAACGACGGGCTATTACGTGCTCTTTCACGCCCGCCCCACCGTCTATGGCAGATTACCCGACGATGCGCTGGAGTACACCACGCAGGTCGCCGGCAGGACGATCCATGTCTACCTGGTGCGCTTGGGGCATCTCTTTGCCGATGAACAGGTTGCGAGCTAA
- a CDS encoding response regulator transcription factor produces MPPIRLLIADDHTLVRQGLCQLCEGMGGFAVVAEAEDGAQAVTFACMTRPDVILMDIIMPDMDGVEAIRQIIAETPAARIIALTMYRQEQYMLDAIRAGARGYLLKTVDARDLIEAIEAVHRGDYLIDPISAARVLSELHLAMPKLPHVEPLTESEMVVLRLVAKGVDNHEIAQLLNFSVYTVANRLRTIYAKLHVTNRTQAALYALRQGWAALVESLE; encoded by the coding sequence ATGCCGCCGATTAGGCTTCTGATTGCCGACGACCACACCCTGGTGCGCCAGGGCTTGTGCCAGCTCTGCGAAGGGATGGGCGGGTTCGCCGTGGTCGCCGAAGCCGAAGATGGTGCGCAGGCGGTGACGTTCGCATGCATGACGCGGCCGGACGTGATCCTGATGGACATCATCATGCCCGACATGGATGGCGTGGAGGCTATCCGCCAGATCATAGCTGAGACCCCCGCGGCTCGCATCATCGCGCTGACCATGTATCGCCAGGAGCAGTACATGCTCGACGCCATCCGCGCCGGCGCCCGCGGCTATCTGCTCAAGACCGTGGACGCCCGCGACCTGATCGAGGCCATCGAGGCCGTGCATCGGGGCGACTACCTCATTGACCCCATCAGCGCCGCCCGTGTGTTGAGCGAACTTCACCTGGCGATGCCGAAACTGCCGCACGTCGAGCCGTTGACGGAGAGCGAGATGGTCGTCCTGCGCCTGGTAGCCAAGGGTGTGGACAACCATGAGATCGCCCAGTTGCTCAACTTCTCCGTTTACACCGTGGCCAATCGGCTGCGCACCATCTACGCGAAACTGCACGTGACTAACCGCACCCAGGCTGCGCTCTACGCTCTGCGCCAGGGCTGGGCCGCGCTGGTCGAGTCGCTGGAATAA
- a CDS encoding PAS domain S-box protein — METSHFDSASQAGEQRYRHLFDHMPICILVTDLTMAPVTILEVNRRAELAYGYTSAEMVGMPVGNLAPDDARSAVLTLVQRVRQGQTVTAEIAGQRRDDTRFPGRVIAAPDPTDDSRMIVTVEDISAEKQRRSEAEAIEAERRRIAHEIHDGVAQNLAGLRFKSALWSHLADAAPPGMRDALDELHTVLTAAIVDIRRVIFALRPLDWDALGFFPALTQLVDDFGDQNQLAARLEISGPQDTLPAVYELPIFRIIQEGLNNIGQHARASSALVCVTVDAAGGVVVSVCDNGRGFDPSQRGPADHSGHFGLRQMRERILDFDGTLDVHSARGLGAELVITLPPIAQKGHHAAD, encoded by the coding sequence TTGGAGACCAGCCATTTTGACAGCGCGAGCCAGGCCGGCGAGCAACGCTACCGTCACCTGTTCGATCACATGCCGATCTGTATCCTGGTGACTGACCTGACCATGGCCCCGGTGACCATCCTCGAGGTCAACCGGCGGGCAGAGTTGGCCTACGGCTATACGTCCGCCGAGATGGTGGGCATGCCTGTGGGCAACCTGGCGCCCGACGATGCCAGGTCGGCCGTCTTGACCCTTGTGCAGCGGGTGCGGCAAGGCCAAACGGTGACGGCCGAGATTGCCGGCCAGCGCCGGGATGACACGCGCTTTCCCGGGCGTGTCATCGCTGCGCCCGATCCGACCGATGACAGCCGCATGATCGTCACTGTCGAAGACATTAGCGCCGAAAAACAGCGTCGGAGCGAGGCCGAAGCCATCGAGGCCGAACGCCGCCGCATCGCTCACGAGATTCACGACGGCGTGGCGCAAAACCTGGCCGGACTGCGCTTCAAGTCGGCGCTGTGGTCGCACCTGGCCGATGCGGCTCCCCCGGGTATGCGCGACGCGCTGGACGAACTGCATACCGTGCTCACCGCGGCCATCGTGGACATCCGGCGCGTCATCTTCGCCCTACGCCCGTTGGATTGGGACGCGCTGGGATTCTTCCCGGCGTTGACACAACTGGTAGATGACTTTGGCGACCAGAACCAACTGGCGGCCCGGCTCGAGATATCCGGACCGCAGGACACCCTGCCCGCGGTCTACGAACTACCCATTTTCCGCATCATCCAGGAAGGCTTGAACAATATCGGCCAGCACGCCCGTGCCAGCTCGGCGTTGGTGTGCGTGACGGTGGATGCAGCCGGTGGCGTGGTCGTCTCGGTGTGTGACAATGGCCGCGGCTTCGACCCCAGCCAGCGCGGCCCGGCCGATCATTCCGGCCATTTTGGGCTGCGCCAGATGCGCGAGCGCATCCTGGACTTCGACGGCACGTTGGACGTTCACAGCGCGCGCGGCCTGGGCGCGGAGTTGGTCATTACCCTGCCACCGATCGCCCAGAAGGGTCACCATGCCGCCGATTAG
- a CDS encoding O-antigen ligase family protein → MSARASHLDAKTTPRWHWQHLSTTLVEGDSRAARRTLWLLIVAAALLLGLYVALLGPTYAIAGALGLAAAYLVLRSTRWGFILLAAVIWILPFAAFPFKLGFTPTFLDAALLALFFVWLVRIATGQDRTFVFSPLGGLVLLFMALAMFTFVLGSTHARPTQQVLRQFIEVVISIALFFVSVNEIRTRQDVDWLTRVLIIGGGLCALIAIIFYVIPDVWTVRILDALARLKYPGGYGALRYIEDDPNNPMRAIGLAVDPNVLGGMMILAAGLTAPQFFSRSPLLPRFWTSVIFLVQVLALYLTYSRSALMGLGISLFILASLKYRRLLWLGLLGAVLLLLLPQTEAYVARLLAGLRGEDLATQMRFGEYKDALLLIGRYPWFGVGFSGTPDIDLYIGVSSAYLLMAEEMGLSGLLVFLTVLAGFFAFLWRTWRGGLAVGRDAVLLGLGGALAGALAAATLDHYLFNLTYPHMSSLLWLYIGLAVAAALVERAAPAAATQGDRSGKSNMVERDSGQEIADRGAAPEGFKELV, encoded by the coding sequence ATGAGCGCGCGTGCCTCTCACCTGGACGCCAAAACGACGCCACGTTGGCATTGGCAGCACCTGTCCACGACCCTGGTGGAGGGTGATTCCCGCGCGGCGCGCCGTACCCTGTGGCTGCTAATCGTCGCGGCCGCGCTCTTGCTCGGCCTCTACGTGGCGCTGTTAGGGCCAACCTACGCCATCGCCGGCGCGCTGGGGCTGGCCGCGGCCTACCTGGTCTTGCGCAGCACGCGTTGGGGCTTCATCCTCCTCGCCGCGGTCATCTGGATTTTGCCCTTTGCCGCCTTCCCCTTCAAACTCGGCTTCACGCCCACCTTTCTCGATGCGGCCCTGCTGGCGCTCTTCTTCGTCTGGCTGGTGCGCATCGCCACCGGGCAGGATCGCACCTTTGTCTTTTCGCCGTTGGGCGGCCTGGTGCTGCTCTTCATGGCCCTGGCGATGTTTACCTTCGTGTTGGGCAGCACGCACGCCCGGCCCACGCAACAAGTCCTGCGCCAGTTCATCGAAGTGGTGATCAGCATTGCCCTCTTTTTTGTGTCCGTCAATGAGATTCGCACCCGTCAGGATGTGGACTGGCTGACCCGTGTCCTGATCATCGGCGGCGGCCTGTGCGCGCTGATCGCCATCATCTTCTACGTTATCCCCGACGTTTGGACTGTGCGTATTCTGGATGCGTTGGCGCGCCTGAAATACCCCGGCGGCTACGGCGCGCTGCGCTACATCGAGGACGACCCGAACAACCCCATGCGCGCCATCGGCCTGGCCGTGGACCCCAATGTGCTGGGCGGCATGATGATCCTGGCCGCCGGGCTGACCGCGCCGCAGTTCTTCAGCCGTTCGCCGCTGCTGCCGCGCTTCTGGACCAGCGTTATTTTCCTGGTGCAGGTGCTGGCGCTCTATCTGACCTACTCGCGCTCCGCGCTGATGGGCCTGGGCATCTCGCTCTTCATCCTGGCCAGCCTGAAATACCGCCGCCTGCTCTGGCTGGGGCTGCTGGGCGCGGTCCTGCTGCTGCTCTTGCCGCAAACCGAGGCTTACGTCGCCCGTCTGCTGGCCGGCCTGCGCGGCGAAGACCTGGCGACGCAGATGCGTTTTGGCGAATACAAGGACGCGCTCTTGCTCATCGGCCGCTATCCGTGGTTTGGCGTCGGCTTCAGCGGCACGCCTGACATTGATCTTTACATCGGCGTGAGCAGCGCCTATCTGCTGATGGCCGAAGAGATGGGACTCTCCGGGCTCCTGGTGTTCCTGACCGTGCTCGCGGGCTTTTTTGCCTTCCTCTGGCGCACCTGGCGCGGCGGCCTGGCGGTCGGGCGCGATGCCGTGCTGCTGGGCCTGGGCGGCGCGCTGGCCGGCGCGCTCGCGGCCGCCACCCTCGATCACTACCTGTTCAACCTGACCTATCCGCACATGAGCAGCCTCTTGTGGCTGTACATTGGCCTGGCCGTAGCCGCGGCCCTGGTAGAGCGAGCCGCTCCGGCCGCGGCAACGCAGGGGGATCGCTCCGGGAAATCAAACATGGTTGAGCGCGACAGCGGACAGGAAATTGCGGATCGCGGAGCAGCTCCAGAGGGCTTCAAGGAATTGGTGTAG
- the pyk gene encoding pyruvate kinase, whose amino-acid sequence MNQIRLRTKIICTIGPASREPAVLSHLIAAGMDVARINFSHGDHPAHADIIARVRAAALAAAKPVALLADLQGPKLRVGDMGAGLVLEAGKTVVLTTAPLTGQPGLVPIQYTELPRVVRRGERILLDDGLLELEVRSISGPEITCQVLTGGLLTSKKGMNLPDASLSIPAITDKDRADLAFALNQGVDWIALSFVRSAAEVRELKALVRAANPFDQPALVIAKIEKPQAVIAIEEIIADADGIMVARGDLGIEMLTEEVPVIQKRIIRLCNQAGKPVITATQMLDSMIRNPRPTRAEASDVANAVFDGTDAVMLSGETASGQYPVAAVQTMAHIIQQAERAMAWGVRFTDAPEAKVTVAQAVAHASCETARDLRARAIITPTASGSTARLVARFRPQTPIIAVTPSAQTQRQLMLSWGIYPLLAERETTTDRMLAGAIRTAQHQGFVSLGDTVVVTAGSVGSQPGATDVMKVHVV is encoded by the coding sequence ATGAACCAGATCCGTTTGCGCACCAAGATCATCTGCACCATTGGCCCGGCCAGCCGCGAGCCAGCCGTGTTGAGCCATCTGATCGCCGCGGGCATGGACGTGGCGCGCATCAATTTTTCGCATGGCGATCACCCCGCGCACGCGGACATCATCGCCCGCGTGCGCGCGGCTGCGTTGGCGGCCGCAAAGCCGGTGGCCCTGTTGGCCGACCTGCAAGGCCCCAAGCTGCGGGTGGGGGACATGGGCGCCGGCCTTGTGCTGGAAGCGGGCAAGACGGTGGTGCTCACCACCGCGCCGTTGACGGGGCAACCGGGGTTGGTGCCGATCCAATATACAGAACTGCCCCGCGTCGTGCGTCGGGGCGAGCGCATCCTGCTCGATGACGGCCTGCTGGAACTGGAGGTGCGCAGCATCTCCGGCCCGGAGATCACCTGCCAGGTGCTGACCGGCGGCCTGCTGACCTCCAAGAAAGGTATGAATCTGCCGGATGCCTCCCTCAGCATTCCGGCCATCACCGACAAGGACCGCGCCGATCTGGCCTTTGCCCTCAACCAGGGCGTGGACTGGATTGCGCTCTCCTTCGTGCGCAGCGCCGCGGAAGTACGGGAACTGAAGGCGCTTGTTCGAGCCGCCAATCCGTTCGATCAACCGGCGCTGGTGATTGCCAAGATCGAGAAGCCCCAGGCGGTCATCGCCATCGAGGAAATCATCGCCGACGCCGATGGCATCATGGTGGCGCGTGGCGACCTGGGCATCGAAATGTTGACCGAAGAGGTGCCGGTCATCCAAAAGCGCATCATTCGCCTGTGCAATCAGGCTGGCAAGCCGGTCATCACCGCCACGCAGATGCTCGACTCGATGATCCGCAACCCACGCCCGACCCGCGCCGAAGCCTCGGACGTGGCTAATGCTGTTTTCGATGGCACCGACGCGGTCATGCTTAGCGGCGAGACAGCCAGCGGTCAATACCCGGTCGCGGCCGTGCAGACGATGGCGCACATCATTCAGCAGGCTGAACGGGCCATGGCCTGGGGCGTGCGCTTCACCGACGCGCCGGAGGCCAAAGTAACCGTCGCGCAGGCCGTGGCCCATGCCTCTTGCGAAACCGCACGCGACCTCCGGGCCAGGGCGATCATCACCCCGACCGCCTCTGGCAGCACGGCGCGGCTGGTTGCGCGGTTTCGGCCACAGACGCCGATCATCGCGGTAACGCCCAGCGCGCAGACACAGCGCCAGCTCATGCTCTCGTGGGGCATCTACCCCTTGCTGGCCGAGCGCGAGACCACCACTGACCGTATGCTTGCCGGCGCCATCCGCACGGCGCAGCACCAGGGCTTCGTCAGTCTCGGTGATACCGTGGTGGTCACGGCCGGCAGTGTGGGCAGTCAGCCTGGCGCCACCGACGTGATGAAGGTGCATGTGGTATGA
- a CDS encoding 4Fe-4S binding protein has protein sequence MRLPKEDDLPLPRVIEEKCTGCGRCIEACPTNALARVGEVACLVRPDACTYCTICQDLCPENAIELPFVIVFV, from the coding sequence GTGAGATTGCCAAAAGAGGATGACCTGCCACTCCCCAGGGTCATCGAAGAGAAATGTACCGGTTGCGGCCGTTGCATCGAAGCCTGCCCCACCAATGCCCTGGCCCGGGTGGGTGAGGTGGCGTGCCTGGTGCGACCCGATGCCTGTACTTACTGTACCATCTGTCAGGATCTGTGTCCAGAAAACGCCATCGAACTGCCATTTGTCATCGTTTTTGTTTGA
- the nosZ gene encoding Sec-dependent nitrous-oxide reductase, whose translation MKRMAIKRTVFLVLLITLLTLTGCNRAQQTPTPQAALPADGGLPQSAAAIAAERGLTPDDVTAALKTYVPTGKYDDYVMFASGGHGGQILVIGLPSMRILKIIGVFTPEPWQGWGYGSIESEAVLDGGNVGPNKIRWGDTHHPALSETAAEYDGNFLFINDKANARVAVIDLRDFETKQIIKNPNAINDHGGSFVTPNTEYVVEGPQYAAPIGFGYASMDDYKDEYRGLISFWKFDKEKGRIDMAASFQIELPPYWQDLCDAGKLESDGWVFCNSFNTEMATGAGPDGANPQFEAGVSKNDMDYLHIINWKKAEEVYKAGKFETINGIAVIRMQTAIDEGLLYFAPEPKSPHGVDVTPRGDYITIGGKLDPHVSIYSIAKIKAAIAAGTTEKDAYGVPVLKFDDVLQAQVELGLGPLHTVYDDQGYAYTSLFLDSAVARWSLGEPYRTDGWKLEGKLPVHYNIGHIASAEGDTASPDGKYVVALNKWSVDRFVNVGPLLPQNFQLVDISQPGDKMQLLYDMAVGEAEPHYAQIIKADKLHAWEVYPEVGFNTITMAKDENAVESGQERVVRNGNQVEIWMTVVRSHYTPDRIELQKGDHVIWHLTNVERARDATHGFALSGYNINLSLEPGEATTIEFDANLPGTFTWYCTEFCSALHLEMLGYMLIKP comes from the coding sequence ATGAAGCGTATGGCGATCAAGCGCACCGTGTTCCTTGTCCTGCTCATCACCCTGCTCACGCTGACCGGCTGTAACCGGGCGCAGCAAACACCCACCCCACAGGCGGCCCTGCCAGCCGACGGCGGCCTGCCACAAAGCGCAGCGGCCATCGCCGCCGAGCGCGGCCTGACACCCGATGACGTTACCGCGGCCCTGAAGACCTATGTACCGACCGGCAAGTACGATGACTATGTCATGTTTGCCTCTGGCGGGCACGGCGGTCAGATCCTGGTCATCGGCCTGCCCTCCATGCGTATCTTGAAGATCATCGGCGTCTTCACGCCCGAACCGTGGCAAGGCTGGGGTTATGGCTCGATCGAATCGGAAGCGGTGCTGGACGGCGGTAATGTCGGTCCCAACAAGATTCGTTGGGGCGACACGCACCATCCGGCCCTCAGTGAAACCGCGGCCGAATACGACGGCAATTTCCTCTTCATCAATGACAAGGCCAATGCGCGCGTGGCCGTGATTGACCTGCGCGACTTCGAGACCAAGCAAATCATCAAGAACCCCAACGCTATCAACGATCACGGCGGCAGCTTCGTCACGCCGAACACCGAGTACGTCGTCGAAGGCCCGCAGTATGCGGCGCCGATTGGCTTCGGCTATGCTTCGATGGATGATTACAAGGATGAGTATCGCGGCCTGATTTCGTTCTGGAAGTTCGATAAGGAAAAGGGACGCATTGACATGGCCGCCTCCTTCCAGATCGAGCTGCCGCCTTACTGGCAGGACCTGTGCGACGCCGGCAAGCTGGAGAGCGATGGCTGGGTCTTCTGCAACTCGTTCAACACCGAGATGGCGACCGGCGCCGGGCCGGACGGTGCGAATCCGCAGTTCGAGGCCGGGGTGTCCAAGAATGACATGGACTACCTGCACATCATCAATTGGAAGAAGGCCGAAGAGGTCTACAAGGCCGGCAAGTTCGAAACCATCAATGGCATTGCCGTGATCCGCATGCAGACCGCCATTGACGAAGGGCTGCTCTACTTCGCACCAGAACCGAAGAGCCCGCACGGCGTGGATGTGACACCGAGGGGCGATTACATCACCATCGGCGGCAAGCTCGACCCGCACGTCAGCATCTACAGCATTGCAAAGATCAAGGCTGCCATCGCCGCGGGCACGACCGAAAAGGATGCCTACGGCGTGCCGGTGCTGAAGTTCGACGATGTCCTGCAGGCGCAGGTGGAATTGGGCCTCGGCCCGCTGCACACCGTCTATGACGACCAGGGCTATGCCTACACCAGCCTGTTCCTGGACAGCGCCGTCGCGCGCTGGAGCCTGGGCGAGCCGTACCGCACGGACGGCTGGAAGCTGGAAGGCAAGCTGCCGGTGCATTACAACATCGGCCACATCGCCTCGGCCGAAGGCGACACCGCCTCACCGGATGGCAAATACGTGGTGGCGCTCAACAAGTGGTCGGTAGATCGCTTCGTCAACGTCGGCCCCCTGCTGCCGCAAAACTTCCAGCTCGTGGACATCAGCCAGCCCGGCGACAAGATGCAACTGCTGTACGACATGGCGGTTGGCGAGGCTGAGCCGCACTACGCGCAGATCATCAAGGCCGACAAACTGCACGCCTGGGAAGTCTACCCTGAGGTGGGCTTCAACACGATCACCATGGCCAAGGATGAAAACGCCGTTGAGTCCGGTCAGGAGCGTGTCGTGCGCAATGGCAACCAGGTTGAAATCTGGATGACCGTGGTGCGCAGTCACTACACGCCGGACCGCATCGAGTTGCAGAAGGGCGATCATGTCATCTGGCACCTGACCAACGTCGAACGCGCGCGCGATGCCACGCACGGCTTCGCCCTCTCCGGTTACAACATCAACCTGAGCCTGGAGCCTGGTGAGGCCACGACCATCGAGTTCGATGCGAACCTGCCTGGCACCTTCACCTGGTACTGCACCGAGTTCTGCTCGGCGCTGCACCTGGAGATGTTGGGCTACATGCTCATCAAGCCGTAA
- a CDS encoding cytochrome C, whose translation MTIPSSSPQPRMVNPNTYVMPTVMFMLAAMLVVVSIFLPYWTLTLHAPQYPKGLTVQLYVNRVGGDAKEIDGLNHYIGMPKMEEAAAFERSFAVIAIVALTLLLIAAIFIHNQWAALLALPVIAYPLVFLADLFFWLYSFGHNLDPAAPLSSSIKPFTPTLLGTGTVGQFSTTAMVDTGFYLAMAASVVILIGLWLHRAAYKPLLEAERARQAQAVS comes from the coding sequence ATGACAATACCTTCCAGTTCGCCACAGCCACGCATGGTCAATCCCAACACCTACGTCATGCCCACCGTCATGTTCATGTTAGCGGCCATGCTGGTTGTCGTTTCAATCTTCCTGCCCTATTGGACGCTGACCCTCCATGCACCACAGTACCCGAAGGGACTGACGGTGCAACTGTATGTCAACCGCGTGGGCGGCGATGCCAAAGAAATTGACGGCCTGAACCACTACATCGGTATGCCCAAGATGGAAGAAGCCGCCGCGTTCGAGCGTTCATTCGCCGTGATAGCCATTGTTGCGCTCACTCTGTTACTCATTGCGGCGATCTTCATTCACAACCAATGGGCGGCCCTGCTGGCGCTGCCGGTCATCGCCTACCCGCTGGTTTTCCTGGCCGACCTCTTCTTCTGGCTCTACAGCTTTGGTCACAACCTGGACCCAGCCGCACCGCTGTCGAGCAGCATCAAACCATTCACGCCCACCCTGTTGGGCACCGGCACCGTCGGTCAATTCAGTACCACCGCCATGGTAGACACCGGTTTCTATCTGGCCATGGCGGCCTCGGTGGTCATTCTGATTGGCCTTTGGCTGCATCGCGCGGCCTACAAGCCGCTGCTAGAGGCCGAGAGAGCGCGCCAAGCTCAGGCCGTTAGCTAA